A single region of the Bacteroides luhongzhouii genome encodes:
- a CDS encoding nucleoside kinase — protein sequence MKQMLQICCKNNNISKEFPIGSSLLDIYYGFNLNFPYQVVSAKVNNRSEGLNFRVYNNKDVEFLDVRDQSGMRTYVRSLCFVLFKAVTELFPDGKLFVEHPVSKGYFCNLRIGRPIELEDVTRIKQRMQEIIAENISYHRIECHTAEAVRVFSERGMNDKVRLLETSGSLYTYYYTLGDTVDYYYGNLLPSTGYLKLFDIVKYYDGLLLRIPSRENPNVLEDVVKQEKMLDVFKEYLNWSYIMGLNNAGDFNLACEEGHATDLINVAEALQEKKIAQIADTIFHRGENGNRVKLVLIAGPSSSGKTTFSKRLSIQLMTNGLKPFPISLDNYFVDREETPLDENGNYDYESLYALDLELFNQQLQALLRGEEVELPRFNFSLGKKEYKGDKLKIEDNTILILEGIHALNPELTPHIPAERKFKIYVSALTTISLDDHNWIPTTDNRLLRRIIRDFNYRGYSARETISRWPSVRAGEDKWIFPYQENADVMFNSALLFEFAVLRLHAEPILMGVPRNCPEYCEAYRLLKFIKYFVPVQDKEIPPTSLLREFLGGSSFKY from the coding sequence ATGAAACAGATGTTACAAATATGTTGCAAAAATAACAATATTTCCAAAGAATTCCCTATCGGAAGCTCACTTTTGGATATTTATTACGGTTTTAATCTTAATTTTCCTTATCAAGTAGTAAGTGCCAAGGTCAATAATCGTTCCGAGGGACTTAATTTCAGAGTTTATAATAATAAGGATGTAGAGTTTCTGGATGTGAGAGATCAGTCCGGTATGCGTACTTATGTCCGTTCGCTCTGCTTTGTATTGTTTAAGGCCGTCACGGAACTGTTTCCCGACGGAAAATTGTTTGTAGAACATCCTGTTTCAAAAGGCTATTTCTGCAATTTGCGGATTGGACGTCCCATCGAACTGGAAGATGTGACACGCATCAAACAACGGATGCAGGAGATTATCGCGGAAAATATTTCTTATCACCGCATTGAATGTCACACGGCTGAAGCTGTGCGTGTTTTCAGCGAGCGGGGAATGAATGATAAAGTGAGATTGCTGGAAACTTCCGGTTCGCTCTATACCTATTATTATACATTGGGGGATACCGTTGATTATTATTATGGGAACCTGCTACCTAGTACAGGATATCTTAAATTATTCGATATCGTGAAATATTACGATGGATTGCTTCTCCGGATTCCGAGCCGGGAAAACCCGAATGTGCTTGAAGATGTGGTGAAGCAGGAGAAAATGCTGGATGTTTTTAAAGAATATCTGAACTGGAGTTATATCATGGGGCTTAATAATGCCGGAGATTTTAACCTGGCCTGTGAAGAGGGACATGCAACCGATCTGATAAATGTTGCAGAAGCACTGCAGGAAAAGAAAATAGCCCAGATAGCCGATACTATATTCCATCGTGGTGAAAATGGTAACCGGGTAAAACTGGTATTGATTGCCGGACCGTCTTCTTCGGGAAAGACAACTTTTAGCAAACGGCTTTCTATCCAGCTAATGACCAATGGACTGAAACCATTCCCGATCTCTTTGGATAATTACTTTGTGGATCGTGAAGAGACTCCTCTGGATGAAAACGGAAATTATGATTATGAATCATTGTATGCACTTGATTTGGAACTGTTCAATCAACAGTTGCAGGCACTCCTGCGCGGTGAAGAGGTCGAACTGCCCCGTTTTAATTTCTCTCTTGGCAAGAAGGAGTATAAAGGTGATAAACTGAAAATAGAAGATAATACGATTCTGATTCTGGAAGGTATTCATGCCCTGAATCCGGAACTGACACCGCATATACCGGCTGAACGGAAATTCAAGATTTATGTTTCAGCATTGACCACCATCTCTTTGGATGACCATAACTGGATTCCGACAACCGACAACCGTTTGTTGCGTCGCATTATCCGTGACTTCAATTATCGGGGATATTCGGCACGTGAAACCATATCACGCTGGCCTAGTGTACGTGCCGGTGAAGATAAATGGATTTTTCCCTATCAGGAGAATGCCGACGTAATGTTTAATTCAGCGCTGCTTTTTGAGTTTGCAGTACTCCGCCTGCATGCCGAACCTATTCTGATGGGGGTCCCGCGCAACTGTCCGGA
- the rd gene encoding rubredoxin, which yields MKKYICTVCEYIYDPEQGDPESGIEPGTAFEDIPDDWTCPLCGVGKEDFEPYEG from the coding sequence ATGAAAAAGTACATTTGCACGGTCTGTGAATATATTTACGACCCCGAACAAGGAGATCCGGAAAGCGGAATTGAACCAGGAACAGCATTTGAAGACATTCCAGATGATTGGACTTGTCCATTATGCGGAGTCGGCAAAGAAGATTTTGAACCGTACGAAGGATAA
- a CDS encoding calcium-translocating P-type ATPase, PMCA-type, protein MSTNKNDYYHLGLTDDEVLQSREKNGINLLTPPKRPSLWKLYLEKFEDPVVRVLLVAAVFSLIISIIENEYAETIGIIAAILLATGIGFFFEYDASKKFDLLNAVNEETLVKVIRNGRVQEIPRKDIVVGDIVILETGEEIPADGELLEAISLQVNESNLTGEPVINKTTVEADFDEEATYASNLVMRGTTVVDGHGTMRVLHVGDATEIGKVARQSTEETLEPTPLNIQLTKLANLIGKIGFTVAGLAFLIFFVKDVLLFFDFGSLNGWHEWLPVFERTLKYFMMAVTLIVVAVPEGLPMSVTLSLALNMRRMLSTNNLVRKMHACETMGAITVICTDKTGTLTQNLMQVHEPNFYGIKNGSVLSDDDISTLIAEGISANSTAFLEESTNGEKPKGVGNPTEVALLLWLNKQGKNYLELREKAHILDQLTFSTERKFMATLVESPLIGKKILYIKGAPEIVLGKCKEVVLDGRQVDAVEYRSTVEAQLLSYQNMAMRTLGFAFKIVGENEPNDCTELVSANDLNFLGVVAISDPIRPDVPAAVAKCQSAGIGIKIVTGDTPGTATEIARQIGLWNPETDTERNRITGVAFAELSDEEALDRVMDLKIMSRARPTDKQRLVQLLQQKGAVVAVTGDGTNDAPALNHAQVGLSMGTGTSVAKEASDITLLDDSFNSIGTAVMWGRSLYKNIQRFIVFQLTINFVALLIVLLGSVIGTELPLTVTQMLWVNLIMDTFAALALASIPPSETVMLEKPRRGTDFIISKAMRSNILGVGSIFLIVLLGMIYYFDHSTEGMNIHNLTIFFTFFVMLQFWNLFNARVFGTTDSAFKGLSKSYGMELIVLAILAGQFLIVQFGGAVFRTEPLDWQTWLLIIGVSSTVLWVGELIRLVQRIIHKKNRNEK, encoded by the coding sequence ATGAGTACAAATAAAAATGACTATTATCATTTAGGACTTACGGATGACGAAGTCCTACAAAGCAGGGAGAAAAACGGTATTAACCTGTTAACACCTCCCAAGCGTCCTTCCCTCTGGAAACTTTATCTGGAAAAATTTGAAGACCCGGTTGTACGCGTACTGTTAGTAGCAGCCGTTTTCTCATTAATCATTTCCATCATCGAGAACGAATACGCTGAAACAATCGGAATTATAGCAGCTATCTTACTGGCCACCGGAATCGGTTTCTTTTTCGAGTATGATGCCAGCAAAAAGTTTGATCTGCTGAATGCAGTCAATGAAGAAACATTGGTAAAAGTGATCCGAAACGGACGTGTCCAGGAAATTCCCCGCAAAGACATAGTGGTAGGTGATATTGTAATTTTGGAAACGGGTGAAGAAATCCCGGCCGATGGAGAATTACTGGAAGCCATTTCTTTGCAAGTAAACGAATCAAATCTGACAGGTGAACCTGTTATTAATAAAACAACTGTAGAAGCTGACTTTGATGAGGAGGCAACTTATGCTTCCAATCTGGTGATGCGTGGAACGACAGTGGTAGACGGTCACGGCACCATGCGCGTTCTACACGTGGGAGATGCTACTGAAATCGGGAAAGTAGCCCGACAAAGCACAGAAGAGACCCTCGAACCTACTCCGCTGAACATACAGTTGACTAAACTTGCAAACCTCATCGGAAAGATTGGTTTTACTGTGGCCGGTCTCGCTTTCCTTATTTTCTTTGTCAAAGACGTATTATTATTCTTTGATTTCGGTTCACTGAACGGATGGCATGAGTGGCTTCCTGTTTTCGAACGAACACTGAAATATTTTATGATGGCAGTTACACTGATTGTAGTAGCTGTGCCTGAAGGATTGCCAATGAGCGTCACTCTTAGCCTGGCATTAAACATGCGTCGCATGCTTTCTACCAACAACCTGGTGCGGAAAATGCACGCCTGCGAAACAATGGGAGCCATCACCGTGATTTGTACGGATAAAACCGGTACACTGACTCAAAACCTGATGCAAGTACACGAGCCTAATTTTTACGGCATCAAAAATGGCAGTGTTTTGTCCGACGATGATATCAGCACACTCATTGCAGAAGGAATAAGCGCTAACTCAACCGCTTTCCTCGAAGAATCAACGAACGGTGAGAAACCGAAAGGAGTAGGAAATCCCACCGAAGTAGCTTTATTGCTTTGGCTTAACAAGCAAGGAAAAAATTATCTGGAACTTCGCGAGAAAGCACACATCCTCGACCAACTCACTTTCTCTACCGAACGGAAATTCATGGCAACCCTTGTTGAGTCACCACTAATCGGCAAAAAAATACTTTATATAAAAGGAGCTCCGGAAATTGTTTTGGGTAAGTGTAAAGAAGTAGTCCTGGATGGACGGCAAGTAGACGCCGTAGAATATCGCTCCACAGTAGAAGCACAACTGTTGAGCTATCAGAATATGGCTATGCGTACACTTGGATTTGCATTCAAGATTGTCGGAGAAAATGAGCCTAATGATTGTACGGAACTGGTTTCAGCCAATGACCTGAATTTCTTGGGAGTAGTTGCCATCTCCGACCCGATTCGTCCGGACGTACCTGCCGCGGTTGCTAAATGTCAGTCTGCAGGTATCGGCATCAAGATCGTGACCGGTGATACTCCGGGAACTGCAACGGAAATCGCACGCCAGATAGGTCTTTGGAACCCCGAAACAGATACCGAGCGGAACCGAATCACCGGTGTTGCATTTGCCGAATTGAGCGATGAAGAAGCACTGGATAGAGTGATGGACTTAAAAATCATGTCCCGAGCCCGCCCGACTGACAAGCAACGCCTGGTGCAACTGCTTCAGCAAAAAGGAGCAGTCGTAGCCGTAACCGGAGACGGAACCAATGACGCCCCGGCTTTGAATCATGCCCAAGTAGGTTTGTCAATGGGTACAGGTACTTCTGTAGCCAAAGAAGCCAGCGATATTACCCTGCTCGATGACTCCTTCAACAGTATCGGAACTGCTGTTATGTGGGGACGTTCCCTGTATAAGAATATCCAGCGTTTCATTGTTTTCCAGCTAACGATCAACTTCGTAGCACTGCTCATAGTTCTATTGGGTTCTGTGATCGGTACGGAACTTCCACTGACTGTCACACAAATGTTATGGGTGAACCTGATTATGGACACTTTTGCCGCTTTGGCTCTTGCTTCCATTCCCCCCAGCGAAACCGTGATGCTTGAGAAACCTCGTCGCGGCACTGATTTTATTATCAGTAAGGCAATGCGGTCTAATATATTAGGTGTGGGTTCCATCTTCCTCATCGTACTACTCGGAATGATTTATTATTTCGACCACAGCACGGAAGGTATGAACATACACAACCTGACCATCTTCTTCACCTTCTTTGTCATGCTGCAATTTTGGAATCTGTTCAATGCCCGTGTATTCGGCACTACCGATTCTGCATTCAAAGGACTTTCCAAGTCGTACGGTATGGAGCTCATTGTACTGGCTATCCTTGCCGGACAATTCCTAATCGTACAGTTCGGTGGAGCTGTATTCCGTACGGAACCGCTTGACTGGCAAACCTGGCTTCTTATTATAGGCGTTTCGTCCACGGTGTTATGGGTTGGAGAACTTATTCGCCTTGTTCAACGTATTATTCACAAAAAAAACAGAAATGAAAAGTAA
- a CDS encoding bifunctional riboflavin kinase/FAD synthetase → MQIIRDTSAINPEPSVATIGFFDGVHAGHRYLIQQVKEIAAAKGLRSALVTFPVHPRKVMNEDYRPELLTTPEEKISLLADIGVDYCLMLDFTPEVSRLTAREFMTQLLKERYQVKYLVIGYDHRFGHNRSEGFEDYVRYGKEIGIEVIRAKAYTSNIEIENVPNVPVSSSLIRKLLHQGEVDLAADCLKYEYFLDGIVVGGYQVGRKIGFPTANLSVDDPDKLIPADGVYAVWVTFDKKTYMGMLNIGVRPTIDNGPNRTIEVNILHFHSDIYDKFIRLTFVKRTRPELKFSSIDELITQLHKDAEETEAILLANKAGSNSRETK, encoded by the coding sequence ATGCAGATTATACGTGACACATCGGCTATTAACCCGGAACCCAGTGTAGCTACCATCGGTTTCTTTGATGGAGTACATGCAGGACATCGCTATCTGATTCAGCAAGTGAAGGAGATAGCCGCCGCCAAAGGTCTACGCTCTGCATTGGTTACCTTCCCCGTTCATCCCCGCAAAGTGATGAATGAGGATTACCGTCCGGAACTTCTGACCACCCCGGAAGAAAAAATAAGTCTGCTTGCAGACATCGGGGTAGATTACTGCCTGATGCTTGATTTCACCCCGGAAGTTTCCCGGCTTACCGCCCGGGAATTCATGACACAGTTGTTAAAAGAACGTTATCAGGTAAAATACCTGGTTATCGGCTATGACCATCGTTTCGGGCACAACCGCAGCGAAGGCTTCGAGGATTATGTACGCTACGGGAAAGAAATTGGTATAGAAGTGATCCGCGCCAAAGCATATACCAGCAATATAGAAATAGAGAACGTACCCAACGTTCCGGTAAGTTCTTCCCTGATCCGTAAACTTCTTCATCAAGGAGAAGTGGATCTGGCTGCTGATTGCCTGAAATATGAATATTTCCTTGACGGAATAGTAGTAGGCGGCTATCAGGTAGGGCGGAAAATAGGTTTTCCAACGGCCAATTTAAGCGTGGATGATCCTGATAAACTGATCCCCGCGGACGGTGTATATGCCGTATGGGTGACATTCGACAAAAAAACATATATGGGAATGTTAAACATAGGTGTCCGCCCGACGATTGATAATGGGCCTAACCGAACCATTGAGGTGAATATCCTTCACTTCCATTCGGACATATATGATAAATTCATCCGGCTTACTTTCGTAAAACGGACGCGTCCCGAACTGAAATTCTCCAGTATTGACGAGTTAATAACGCAACTCCATAAAGATGCCGAAGAGACGGAAGCTATTCTTCTTGCCAACAAGGCAGGCAGCAACAGCAGAGAAACAAAATAA
- a CDS encoding Na/Pi cotransporter family protein → MEYSFYDFLKLIGSLGLFLYGMKIMSEGLQKVAGDRLRSILTAMTTNRVTGVLTGVLITALIQSSSATTVMVVSFVNAGLLTLAESISVIMGANIGTTVTAWIISIFGFKVDMAAFALPLLAVALPLIFSGKSNRKSIGEFIFGFSFLFMGLSYLKANAPDLNANPEMLAFVQNYTDMGFFSIILFLLIGTILTMIVQASAATMAITLIMCANGWISLELGAALVLGENIGTTITANLAALTANTQAKRAALAHFVFNVFGVIWVLIIFHPFMQLVNWVVDTFFQSSNPEVAISYKLSAFHSIFNICNVCILIWAVKLIERTVCALIHPKEEDEEPRLRFITGGMLSTAELSILQARKEIHLFAERTHRMFGMVQDLLHTEKDDDFNKLFSRIEKYENISDNMELEIANYLNQVSEGRLSSESKLQIRAMLREVTEIESIGDSCYNLARTINRKRQTNQDFTEKQYEHIHLMMKLTNDALAQMIVVVEKPEHQNIDINKSFNIENEINNYRNQLKNQNILDVNNKEYDYQMGVYYMDIIAECEKLGDYVVNVVEASSDVKEKKAS, encoded by the coding sequence ATGGAATATTCTTTTTATGATTTTTTAAAGCTCATAGGCTCATTAGGACTCTTCCTTTACGGAATGAAGATTATGAGCGAGGGCTTACAAAAGGTCGCGGGTGACAGATTGCGAAGTATTCTAACGGCAATGACTACCAATCGGGTAACGGGAGTTTTAACAGGAGTGTTAATAACAGCTCTTATCCAGTCTTCTTCAGCAACGACAGTGATGGTAGTAAGTTTCGTAAACGCCGGATTGCTCACACTTGCCGAATCCATCAGCGTCATTATGGGTGCTAATATCGGTACTACCGTGACTGCCTGGATCATTTCAATTTTCGGATTTAAGGTTGATATGGCAGCCTTCGCTCTCCCGCTCTTAGCCGTCGCCCTTCCGCTCATCTTCTCCGGCAAAAGCAACCGCAAGTCCATCGGTGAATTCATTTTCGGTTTTTCTTTCCTTTTCATGGGTCTTTCTTACCTGAAAGCAAACGCGCCCGACCTGAACGCCAACCCGGAAATGCTTGCCTTCGTACAGAACTACACAGACATGGGATTCTTCTCCATCATTCTGTTCTTACTCATCGGTACTATATTGACGATGATTGTACAGGCCTCCGCAGCCACCATGGCAATTACATTGATTATGTGTGCCAATGGATGGATCAGTCTGGAACTGGGAGCAGCACTCGTTTTGGGAGAAAATATCGGAACCACTATCACGGCCAATCTTGCCGCACTTACAGCCAACACACAGGCTAAGCGGGCAGCATTGGCCCATTTTGTTTTTAATGTGTTCGGTGTTATCTGGGTATTGATTATCTTCCATCCTTTCATGCAGTTGGTAAACTGGGTAGTAGACACCTTTTTCCAAAGTAGTAATCCGGAAGTTGCCATCTCCTACAAGCTATCTGCTTTCCACTCGATTTTCAATATCTGTAACGTATGTATCCTGATATGGGCCGTAAAACTGATTGAACGTACTGTATGCGCTTTAATCCATCCCAAAGAAGAGGACGAAGAACCTCGTTTGCGGTTTATCACTGGTGGTATGCTTTCTACCGCTGAACTCTCTATCCTTCAGGCACGCAAAGAAATCCATCTTTTTGCAGAACGTACACACCGGATGTTCGGTATGGTACAGGATCTGCTACACACAGAAAAGGATGACGATTTCAACAAGCTGTTCAGCCGGATTGAGAAATATGAGAATATCAGCGACAACATGGAGCTTGAAATAGCTAACTACCTGAATCAGGTATCTGAAGGCCGGTTAAGTTCTGAAAGTAAACTACAGATACGCGCTATGCTGCGTGAAGTGACGGAAATTGAAAGTATCGGTGACAGTTGTTATAATCTGGCACGTACCATCAACCGGAAACGTCAGACCAACCAGGATTTTACCGAGAAACAATATGAACATATCCACCTCATGATGAAGCTGACTAACGACGCACTTGCTCAAATGATTGTGGTTGTAGAAAAACCGGAACATCAGAACATTGACATCAATAAGTCCTTCAACATCGAAAATGAAATTAATAACTACCGTAACCAACTGAAAAATCAGAATATTCTGGACGTAAACAACAAAGAATACGATTATCAGATGGGAGTTTATTACATGGATATTATCGCCGAATGTGAAAAACTGGGCGACTATGTAGTAAATGTAGTAGAAGCCAGCAGCGATGTGAAAGAGAAAAAAGCTTCTTGA
- a CDS encoding sensor histidine kinase, with amino-acid sequence MQQRLFRESRKLERTSHIAAAILKNVHAFILLIDNDFKVLKTNYYQKTGTKKGTEEKRVGDLLQCRNALAAEGGCGTHSFCGSCPIRTAIRQAFEQRRNFTDLEATLSVVTSDNTTVECNAVISGSYFLLNEEENMVITVHDVTRRKQAEEELRLAKEKAEKADISKSAFLANMSHEIRTPLNAITGFAEVLGSANTEEEKAQYQEIIKMNADLLMQLVNDILDMSKIEAGTLEFVQTTVDVNLLLSDLQQLFQMRVNDAGGKIQIIAESSRSSCMIQTDRNRVAQVLSNFAGNAIKFTHEGSIRIGYEARDTELYFYVKDTGAGIPAEKLPDVFERFVKLNKDKKGAGLGLSISQTIVAKLGGQIGADSVEGEGSTFWFTIPYRTCGKPR; translated from the coding sequence ATGCAACAACGATTGTTCCGTGAATCCAGAAAGTTGGAACGTACCAGCCATATCGCTGCTGCTATCTTAAAGAATGTGCATGCCTTTATTCTGCTAATAGACAACGATTTTAAAGTGCTGAAGACCAATTATTATCAGAAAACCGGAACCAAGAAAGGAACAGAAGAAAAAAGAGTGGGCGACCTGCTGCAATGCCGTAACGCATTGGCAGCCGAAGGAGGTTGTGGCACACATAGTTTTTGCGGTTCCTGTCCGATACGTACTGCCATACGCCAGGCCTTTGAACAGAGACGGAACTTCACGGATCTCGAAGCAACTTTATCCGTAGTCACATCTGATAATACGACTGTGGAATGTAACGCAGTCATATCCGGCTCCTACTTCCTTCTTAATGAAGAAGAGAATATGGTCATCACCGTACATGACGTCACCCGGCGGAAACAAGCCGAAGAGGAATTGAGACTAGCCAAAGAAAAAGCTGAAAAAGCGGATATTTCAAAATCTGCCTTTTTAGCTAATATGAGCCATGAAATCCGCACCCCTCTCAATGCCATCACCGGATTTGCAGAGGTACTAGGTAGCGCAAATACCGAAGAGGAAAAGGCTCAATACCAGGAAATCATAAAAATGAATGCCGACCTCCTGATGCAGTTGGTCAACGATATTCTGGATATGTCTAAAATCGAAGCCGGAACATTGGAATTTGTACAGACAACGGTTGACGTCAATCTATTACTTTCAGATTTACAACAACTTTTCCAGATGAGAGTCAATGACGCCGGAGGAAAGATACAAATTATAGCGGAATCATCTCGTTCTTCGTGCATGATTCAAACGGATCGCAACCGGGTAGCGCAGGTACTTTCCAACTTTGCCGGCAACGCCATTAAGTTCACCCACGAAGGTAGTATTCGCATCGGATATGAAGCAAGAGATACCGAACTTTACTTTTATGTCAAGGATACCGGAGCAGGAATTCCGGCAGAGAAATTACCGGATGTCTTCGAGCGCTTTGTGAAACTGAACAAAGATAAGAAAGGAGCCGGACTGGGACTCTCTATTTCTCAAACCATTGTCGCCAAACTAGGCGGTCAGATCGGTGCGGATTCCGTAGAAGGTGAAGGTTCTACATTCTGGTTTACAATTCCTTATCGGACATGTGGTAAACCACGGTAA
- a CDS encoding HAD family hydrolase yields the protein MKSKGIKNLLIDLGGVLINLDRQRCIENFQKLGLRNVEDLLDIHNPNGLLMQQEKGLITPAEFRDGVRKMIGKAVSDKQIDAAWNSFLVDIPTHKLDLLLKLREKYVVYLLSNTNQIHWDWTCIHLFPYRTFKVEDYFEKTYLSFEMKMAKPEPEIFKTIIEDAGIEPEETLFIDDSEMNCKAAQELGIITYTAKAGEDWSHLFNSK from the coding sequence ATGAAAAGTAAAGGAATAAAAAACCTTCTTATTGATTTGGGTGGTGTACTTATCAATCTCGACCGCCAACGTTGCATTGAGAACTTTCAGAAATTAGGGCTCCGGAACGTGGAGGACTTACTGGATATCCATAATCCGAACGGGCTCCTGATGCAACAGGAAAAAGGATTAATTACACCCGCCGAATTCCGCGACGGAGTTCGTAAGATGATAGGCAAAGCAGTAAGCGACAAACAAATAGATGCAGCCTGGAATAGTTTTTTGGTAGACATACCGACACACAAACTTGATTTATTATTAAAATTACGTGAGAAATACGTCGTCTATTTATTGAGTAATACCAACCAAATCCATTGGGACTGGACATGTATTCATCTGTTTCCCTACCGCACATTTAAGGTAGAAGACTATTTTGAGAAAACGTATCTCTCTTTTGAAATGAAAATGGCCAAGCCCGAACCGGAGATCTTCAAGACAATCATAGAGGATGCCGGTATCGAGCCGGAAGAAACGCTCTTTATCGATGATTCCGAGATGAACTGTAAGGCAGCACAGGAGTTAGGAATTATCACTTATACTGCAAAAGCAGGCGAAGACTGGAGCCATCTTTTCAACAGCAAATAA